One Pseudomonas sp. MH9.2 DNA segment encodes these proteins:
- a CDS encoding helix-turn-helix domain-containing protein: protein MMDKTSTHLYVPIPQEEREICLGAEGSVAHVVRVIQMIQGRWKLPILFRLYADPSMRTLQLKRDLPGVTQKVLTEQLRQLANDGLIERVDFGELPRRVEYQLSKMGRQLLPVLIATRRFSVSHPS from the coding sequence ATGATGGACAAAACCAGTACGCACCTTTATGTGCCTATCCCTCAGGAGGAGCGTGAAATCTGTCTTGGGGCCGAGGGTTCAGTCGCGCACGTGGTTCGTGTGATTCAGATGATCCAGGGGCGCTGGAAATTACCCATTCTTTTCAGGCTCTACGCCGATCCCTCAATGCGCACGTTGCAGCTAAAGCGGGATTTGCCAGGCGTCACGCAAAAAGTACTGACGGAGCAACTGCGGCAGCTGGCTAATGATGGTCTGATTGAGCGGGTTGATTTCGGTGAGTTACCTCGGAGGGTTGAATATCAACTGTCGAAAATGGGTAGGCAGCTTCTTCCCGTTCTCATAGCTACGCGTAGGTTTTCGGTAAGCCATCCGTCCTAA
- a CDS encoding SDR family NAD(P)-dependent oxidoreductase — protein sequence MDLSLSGKKALITGSSRGIGEAIARKLALEKAVVIVHGRDEAQAEKVANEIIALGGCAHVVLGDLTHDDEVQQLVEAAEKLAGSIDILINNAGGSGGVKESWHDTQPASWASAYDRNVLAALRVTTRLLPKMQEAKWGRVINISSLAATMPPPTAPDYSACKAAINAMTASMAKAVAADGVTVNAISPGTIHSSTLDARFREVADERGLCSKDAPWEEIERLVLPMFAQVPVGRVGQLDEIAAAVAFLASPIAGYITGINLRVDGGLSPVL from the coding sequence GTGGACTTGAGTTTGAGCGGTAAGAAGGCGCTGATCACCGGCAGCAGCAGAGGGATTGGCGAAGCAATCGCCAGGAAACTCGCCCTTGAGAAAGCCGTCGTCATCGTCCATGGTCGCGACGAAGCGCAAGCAGAAAAAGTGGCCAATGAGATCATTGCCTTGGGCGGATGTGCTCATGTTGTGCTGGGTGATCTTACACACGATGACGAGGTGCAGCAGTTGGTAGAGGCGGCGGAAAAGCTCGCCGGATCGATAGACATATTGATCAATAACGCTGGCGGCTCGGGTGGCGTGAAAGAAAGCTGGCATGATACGCAGCCTGCCTCATGGGCGTCCGCCTATGATCGAAATGTTCTTGCTGCTCTAAGGGTCACGACGCGCTTATTGCCCAAAATGCAGGAAGCGAAATGGGGGCGGGTGATCAATATTTCCAGCCTTGCTGCAACGATGCCACCACCCACTGCGCCAGATTATTCGGCTTGCAAGGCCGCGATCAACGCAATGACTGCATCCATGGCAAAAGCAGTAGCGGCTGATGGAGTGACAGTCAATGCTATCTCTCCCGGTACGATACACAGCTCGACACTTGACGCGCGATTTCGCGAGGTAGCCGATGAGCGAGGCCTATGCAGCAAAGATGCGCCATGGGAAGAAATCGAACGCCTTGTCCTGCCAATGTTTGCTCAAGTTCCCGTAGGTCGAGTCGGCCAGTTGGATGAAATCGCAGCGGCCGTTGCATTCCTTGCCAGCCCAATCGCGGGGTACATTACGGGCATCAATTTAAGGGTCGATGGCGGTCTTTCCCCCGTTCTCTAG